One Chitinophaga sp. H8 DNA window includes the following coding sequences:
- a CDS encoding TatD family hydrolase — MYWIDTHAHLYGEEFSEDRAAMVERALAAGVDKIFLPNIDQQAIPGMLELENQYPGHCFAMMGLHPCYVKENVAEEMATVKAWLAKRPFHAIGEIGLDFYWDTTFREQQYEAFREQLQLAKTYQLPVAIHSRESTRQCIDEVKALQDGSLTGVFHCFSGTLQEAQEVIDLGFYLGIGGVVTFKKSGLDKIVEQIPLEHILLETDAPYLAPVPYRGKRNESAYIPLVGEKVADIKNLKIADVAAITTTNALKLFKML; from the coding sequence ATGTATTGGATAGATACCCATGCTCATTTATACGGGGAAGAGTTTTCCGAGGACAGGGCAGCAATGGTAGAACGTGCGTTGGCAGCGGGTGTTGACAAAATATTCTTACCCAACATAGACCAGCAGGCCATTCCTGGCATGTTGGAGCTTGAAAACCAATACCCTGGGCATTGTTTTGCCATGATGGGGCTTCATCCCTGTTATGTCAAGGAAAATGTAGCTGAGGAAATGGCCACTGTAAAAGCGTGGCTGGCCAAGCGCCCCTTTCATGCCATCGGGGAAATAGGACTGGATTTTTACTGGGATACCACGTTCCGGGAGCAGCAATACGAAGCCTTCCGGGAGCAGTTACAGCTGGCCAAAACCTACCAGCTGCCGGTAGCCATTCATAGCCGGGAATCTACCCGCCAGTGTATAGATGAGGTAAAAGCGCTTCAGGATGGCAGTCTTACAGGGGTTTTTCATTGTTTTTCCGGAACATTGCAAGAAGCCCAGGAAGTTATTGACCTGGGTTTTTACCTGGGCATAGGCGGTGTAGTGACTTTCAAGAAGTCGGGGCTGGATAAAATTGTGGAGCAAATCCCCCTGGAACATATCCTACTGGAAACAGATGCACCTTATCTGGCCCCGGTTCCATACAGGGGAAAACGCAATGAAAGTGCCTATATCCCACTGGTGGGTGAAAAGGTGGCTGATATAAAAAATCTAAAAATTGCCGACGTAGCCGCTATTACAACAACCAATGCGCTCAAATTATTTAAAATGCTCTAA